In Rhizophagus irregularis chromosome 24, complete sequence, the sequence CTATAAACGTGACGCAGAACCAGAAGCCTATGGCTATAAACGTGACGCAGAACCAGAAGCCTATGGCTATAAACGTGACGCAGAACCAGAAGCCTATGGCTATAAACGTGACGCAGAACCAGAAGCCTATGGCTATAAACGTGACGCAGAACCAGAAGCCTATGGATATAAACGTGACGCAGAACCAGAAGCCTATGGATATAAACGTGACGCAGAACCAGAAGCCTATGGCTATAAACGTGACGCGGTACCAGAAGCCTATGGATATAAACGTGACGCGGTACCAGAAGCCTATGGATATAAACGTGACGCGGTACCAGAAGCCTATGGATATAAACGTGACGCAGAACCAGAAGCCTATGGATATAAACGTGACGCAGAACCAGAAGCGTATGGCTATAAACGTGACGCAGAAGCTGAAGCCTATGGATATAAACGTGATGCAGAACCAGAAGCCCAACCAGGGAGAGCATGGTCGTGATGCAGACGCGTGTGAGGCGCGCTCTATGGCTATTATAAACGTGACGCAGACGCAGAagcttaattttaaaattcaaaaattaacaaatttttatgtaaatttattttattcggtaatattgtataataattaaaatattcaattttttacttcATAATAAGGTATACTATATGATATTAGTTTAATAgaactattatatttttactgTCCCGACATAgatcaattatataataaaataaatttcatacattaaaccttttttttttttgattattgatatcatagtaaataaattaaatttaatatcattctACTTACTAATGGGTTGACagtgttcttttttttcctacCTTCCTACCACTAGGCGTCACCTGTCgacataattaaacaaataaaactcTTTCTCGTaccaaaaaacatttttaagaGTTTTATGAACACTTTTATAACTTCTTTTCcataaaaacttttattttcacACTTTTTCTTCATATTTCTATTTCGTGAAATTTTaggtacaatttttttatcgaCCTGCTTCGCCCACTCAAAAgttacttaataatatatgaagGAAGTGTCCAACTCACATACAGAACAAGCCGTTTTACGGCTTTACAAACCACTTCGATTCTTTTCACAAATTTCGCTTAACCCTGTATTTCCGGAGTCGATACtcggatttttttaaaattatactaatgttcgttgttaataaataataaggtaaattaaataaatacatcatTATCCATAAATACACTCTatatactgtttttttttaattaaataaattcattaaattaattaaaatataaataaaaaagaaggaatAACTATTACTCGAGGAGTGGACTTTTGACCTTGAgtccaatatttatttttcgccTATATATATCCGTAGTTCCgtacaaatgaaaaaaaaaatgaaaatggaataaagGCGCTCACCATAGCACTAGTCCGATCACTGACCTAAACCTAAAGGGGAAAAggacaaaaaatgaaaaatgaaaaagaaaaaaaataaattaaaaatccattttAAAAAACTGTGAAAGGAAAAAATCCAGTCTTAAAAGAACCGGAATGAAggggaaattttttaataaaagaaaaaatccaTAAATCTGGTTTTCAAAGCCCGTAAAAAAGAAAGACGAAAAAATTTCTCGGTTTAACCGTTAAGgaaataaccaaaaaaaaaataattttcagttTAATAAGAAACAATGGATAAATTCAGTTTAACCATGTCCTGAAATGATGGAAATGGCACCGTTAGCATTACTATCACAACTGAAACTGGATTAGTGTTAGTCACAAGATTGGCTATCAGGACATGACCTCAATAGCCAATCAAATTACATGGAATAGACAATTCAAGAGGGTAATCTAAATATCACAATTATTCAGTGGACGTTAATATTGTCTTctgatcaaaataattatcgtTAGTCGTTACCATTAATATTTGACACGACAAAAACACATACTGGAGATGAACCAAGTTGATACACAACTCaaatcaagaaaaagaagtattcagaatatatttttttaagagtaattcataaatgaattataatttaatatttacaattgttgtaaaatttatttatttattattttataatagtgAAATTAATGTGACTAACCGTTACGAAGTCTGGAGCTTATCATATTGGAAATGATTCAATAACGAACAAgcttatatatttaatttaatttatttcgcatttgttgtaaaatttgtacaaaaataatttattctatttcatatttggtataaaattttacaataataaaaatcctaAAACTTTACATCGATCGAATagctaaaaaattataatacgaAAGAAATAGACCAACACATGGATTAATAGCAGATCGAGATATTTTCTACTGAAATTTTGATCGAGTAGCTTAATAATGACTTTAAATTGTTTACAAgataatgtttattatttttttaaagtaaggaattatcaaattatttacattgaAATAGCCCATTTActatttgaatataatttttacactttattcattcataatttttttacgtttCATCAAAGGTTAGTAAGATTAATGAAAAATGCATGGTTTCAATTCTTGATTCAcgtataaacaataaaattttcgatcCTTCAATATTGGTCAcctttgtaataataataacttctATATACGGATGGAATACCTTACATTTCTTTCATTTACCATATTTACTAGACAAGGTTCATTTGACCAAccatataactgataatattattattaatctaaaaattattttcctaGTGTAATCCATCATCTAgctttgattaaaataaattttttattcaaacaatatttattttgatatataatttggCAATGGTTTtagtataaagtttttatcaTAGACTTgctactatttttattttttttaaaaaattatatgatgtaCGTATATATTatcgaaaaaattaatactgaAAAATGCATGAACTTTACAAAACGCCTTATATGGCCATCATTTTAACCATTTCGGGttagatttattttctttctttttatgatCAGCTGTTGCTTACGAATTTTTGTCACAAAATCACAAAAATAGTAATGTCTGTATAAAATAGTTGTACAAATTGTAATACAAATGGGCGCAATTTAtagaatttcataattttttttctttttcttttaataattctgaaatttatttCGAGTAACagtttacttatttatataactaaattaaaaattataatccacaactcaaattaattaatatggaTGAAAAgccaaaaaatttatgggaGGAAGCTGATACTAGTAAATATCAGGTAATAGCAATttaatatgttaataattataattatttattgaatttttgtaatttaattttttgtctaTTAAAAGGCATATGTTACAACTTCTACTATTAATCCAACTATTGAATCAGAAAATGTAGatgaaaaaatagtttatatagaagatttagaaaaaagaagacAAGCATATGGAATATGTGGAGAATGTAATGAACCTGGTACAGGATTTAAATGGTGTCAACcttgtaatgctaaaagatttaaggataactttaaaaattggactagtggaaataaagatattgatgaatttatacaacaatcacaacttaatgctgtgcattatacaaattatcttgaatggataccttttgaaaaatttcaaaatgtcaCTTATATTGCAGAAGGTGGTTTTGGTAAGGTTTATTCAGCAGAATGGCCTGAaggaaatattgaatattgggatattgaaaatcaaaagtGGTATAGATATAGTTATAAATAtgcattaaaaagtttgaatACTTTTTCTGATATATGTACAGATTTTATAAATGAGGTAATTTAAACTTGCTTTGTCTTATGTATAAAGATTgttatttgcatttatttattaataaattttttcctttttgatgataattagattaaatcTCATCTTCAGATTTATCTTAGTAATATTGTTTACTGTTATGGAattactcaagatccaaataataaagagtatttgatggttttatattattgtgaatttggaaatttgagaaattatttaaataaatctaaaaattatatcaattataaatcaaaaattgattACTTACAACACATTGCAAGAGGACTCttaaatattcataatgcTAAAAAAGTTCACAGAGATTTTCATTCAGGcaatatattagttaataattcttattattcatttataagtGATTTAGGTATGTGTCAACCAGCAAGTATAAAGCAATCAGTTAAAGAAGAAGGAATCCATGGAGTATTACCAtatatggcaccagaagttttacgtggataccaatatacaaaagcagcagatatttactcatttggaataataatgaacgAATTTCTTTCTGAAGAAATTCcttttaatgatattcctcatgatgaatttttagctattaaaatatgtaaaggacTTAGACCAACAATTTCTAAAGACGTACCAAAGTTACTTAaagatttgataataaaatgttgggatgctgaaataaaaaatagaccAACCACTAAAGAGGTATATCAAATACTAAATGAATGGAATGATGGTGCCAATAGTCAAAATagtgaaatttattttcaaataaaagaatgtgataaaattggagaagaaaaattcaaaaacagATTAAATGAACATAAATGCAAAAAAAGCTTCCAAACACATCCACAAGCATTTTATACTAgtagacttttaaattttaaaaatcttccaaaaccagtaaatttttcagatttatcatcttttcaaATCAGTTCaggtaattaaatataattttattttatcatataattcattttacattatttatgttattttatttttaatatatgctAACTATACTGCTCAATCAACATCAGCAAATCCAAGTAAGTATTCtcttaattatcattattataattattctatttaCATTTGTTAACAATTAAATACTATGAATACATAATATACAGTTTCAGAATGCCTAGATGTTCAATTAAGTGAATTgggtaagttattatttatttgtaatttattaatatttcctttctaatttatctaatctattttgtttttttatagaacTAAATGAAATTTGTCAAGATAGTGAACATAATATTGAATGAAGTTTTCTTTATATCAAAGTGTGTGTTGAAGTtagttttacttttatttatctttcattatgatttataaattattatctttagtttttttatttacgtaATATATTATAGTACATATATAGTggatttattggattttatatttatgaatattctatatataaaataaagatttaaaacttttttttaaatgtaaaactGTGATATATTTGCAACTGCCAATATTCCACTCAATGTATTTAtgaaaatcatattaattattgtgcGTAATAAATGTTTAGGTTGGGTTGATAGTTTTTGGCTGCGCCTCATCTTTAAATAACATAACTATCTCATagtatatttgtaatatatgaAAGAACTGATTATATATTGACTCAAATGGCGGACAAACGGAATGGTTTGTACCACCTCATCTAAATCATATAGTCCTTCATTATACTTCGGAATAATAATAGTTGCTATAGTGTATTGTAGGGATGGCAAAAAACATGTTTTAAACGTGTTTTAAAACATTAAGCACTTACTTTACGATGTAATACAttatttgcaataaaaatttaagcactttattatataatatatatttagagTATAGCCGGACCGACCTTGTTGGGAATATAGCTTAGTGATACTAGTGattcgttaaataaaatgtgcgctaactcttaaaaaaaaaaaataattatataatataatcttctaatcaatcaattatatcaataaCTAATGTCATTTCCACAATAATTACACACTTTTGACGAGGTGTTTTTCGTAACTTTTCAAAGTGCTTACGGACGTCTTCCGATGATGGTTTTCCACGagaataattctaaaaaaaggttgcttaaaaatacaaaaaaggtcattaaaaaataattacgcaATAATCATGCCGATCAatgttttaaaacaaaaaaaaacgttttaaaacaataaaaaactgatttaaattgttttaaaacatCTTGTTTTAAATCACGTGCCATTGGGGTGGTCAGTCAACTAAGTAAATCAAAACTATATGTGGTTAACTAACTATAagcttatttaaattttttgattgaaactcataatatttatataaattcatatataaacgtaaagcttatttttttagatgcCCAGGTTGAATAACAACTTCTTTCTCGGCTATTTtggtattaattaatttttatgaactATGACCATAAAGTTACGaagcatttttttacattaaccATTAAATTTTCTAGTAATATAGACTAAAAATCCATCTATATGTCAAAGTTCAACTGTTCAAACCAAATATTAGGTAtcttgtattaaatataacaaatagcTTCGTAACTTTGTTTATATGGTTGCATTAATGATtttcatatagtttttttCTTAAGATACACAATAGTTAAAGCTGTACATCTAATTTAACAGTAAGATATaggtatatataaataatacaaacgCCTGTTCCATTttaaaaaagcaaataaagCACATCTTGATAATATTGGAAAACTAATGAAAAGGCATCATCTACCAGTGAAGATGTATATTCTGTCAATGAAGAGGTGTTTTATGACGAAGAAGTGTTATCTATTAATGAAGAGGGGCCTATTGACGATAAGAATCCACAAAAATCCCATTTAATTTCAATGATACAATAATTACCTGAGAAAGATATATCTCAAGCAAGAAATCTTATTTCAATTATGTGATATCCAAAAGGGCCAAATAAAGGGAAGATATTTTCGTCATATTTGCAACAAAAAACATAGCTATTTTTTATAAGCATCATTCTTctcatcaatttttaaaagactCAAATTCAACAATTTACGATGATATTGCTACCTCAATATTACATAATCAAGGATCGACATTTttgtttcacaaaaaaattcgataataagtttttatatgGTACCACATATAGTTTTGATTTACTTAGTTGACTGACCACCCCAACGTGCCATCCCTAGTGTATTGGTTTAAAAACATCATTTCATATCTTCCTAAGAACAAGTTctagtttataaataaaacttcaaattatgaataaagtaaaatttcgatatttgaaaatttttcaaatcgTAATAACATTTCTCATTCGTTTAATtggtaatatataattaaattggaGTCGCTTATTTTAGtggaaatttatatatacatattttttttttaaaaaaaaagaaacatcgaataatttttataccaTGATTGTTATTAcctcattattttcattaggtaaataattattatgttttatacaACTTGtacgtaaatattaataataataataataaaatattctaatattctttataattttttcgtcacttttcaaaatatgatagcatataatttatttatagcaGAGAATCCAGAATTCGTGAATCGGTCTTTGAGATTAGTATTTAATATGTATGATAATAATCTTGATTCGTacgtatatttttattaattttaattaaacgaaaattttgtcaaaaatattaataatttataaatatttatattattttatatattagaatattattGATTGTTTGATTTTTTGCAGGTAaggaaatatataaatttttatttaaaatacttttcttttttttatttttaacctctcttattatagttattataaACACTCTTACATTCTTTACAAGTTGGAATGATATGTGTTATGTATTTAGTGTAATTCGCTGTATGAGTCATATAATTGGTTATTTATGTTTGATAATGTTCCTTTCATGTGTTATTAGGATGGATACCAAATCTGAACATAATTCTCAACAAAATGTTGACGAGAAAACTCctttattaaatgatgatgttgatgtgaaattaattgatgatgaagaaattaaCGTGAGATGTATTGAAgctgataataaagaaactgAAGTTGATGTAATCGATGTTGATGTGGAActaattaatgataatgaaattgacGTGAAATGTATTGAAGCTGACAAGAAAGAAACTGAAGTTGATGTAGTTGATGCGAAGTtgattaaaattgataattcaaaaggacaacataaagtataaattgaaattgatatttttattttatatctagAGAATTGTATAAGACAAAAATTCGTTAGTAGTGTCTGTGGTGAACCAATTAGTTATAAACATAGTGATGTAGGCtaaaaattcgaaattatGTGATCTGAGTGGCTTCACTGTGCAATGTGAAACTAAGATAGTTTACAATAAAGCGTAAAGGTTGATTATCCATTTGATAGATAACTCTTATTAATAAAGACCGGTCATTGCTAAAGACTAACATGGAAAGTAGCTagaagataaatatttaaggCAAGTAATaacttttagttaaaaatggTGTCAAAAGGACTCGTTTGATTCTTTATCATTAAGGCCACTTGATGATACACAAAACAAGTGATGAGTTGGTAGTCTAATATTCGAAACTGCTTGACTTTTAGGGTaggaaaataaactaattaagAGTATTGCTCAATTTCTTGAATCTTTACCAAGCAATGTAACAAAACCATCGCTAAGACGGAATTGAAAGGATGAGCGCAAATCGACTCAATGCAACATTTAATGCTAAATCtccaaaaaaaagtattccAAGGACGGATAATATCATTCAAAAGAGATAGGGTCCTTAATCATGAACAGTTATAtagctatataaaaaaaaaataaattatgaacatTACTTTTTATGACTTCTGAGGGAGTACCTTCAATTGGTagatcatttttaaataaggatTACATTGAAGTGAATAAAGATTCTAATCAAGAAGAATCTGAAGGAATCTAAAGGATTAATGTAATAAACTCATTTGAAGTCAGCAGAATTTCAACCACCTAGGACATGAAAACTTGGCTAAGGTAGTTAATAGACCATTTGCTGGCGATTTTCTTAGTGATAGTTGGTATTTTGGTCGCTTGGGTTGagcatattttattttttctttctttttctttttctttttttttctttcggcGTTCTCCTATAAATTCCTTGGAATTGGGTCTAGATAAtgatatctaataaataacCATTGGTAAGGAAGCTCAGCAGCAGTGAGTTTACATTTCctatttctatttaaataaatgggAGTCATCCTAATAATAACTTGTAAATCATTGGTAACTCTAAAGGTATAAAGTATCTGTAAGGTGTGCTTTTGGTGAAATGAACTTAGAATAGATTGTTGAGGGTTTGCTATTGAGCTGTTCAATATTTAAGATCCGATTTGTCCAACTATAATTTAGCATTACTACCAAACCACGCATTTTTTAAGTTACAATACAAAGAATCTACCTCATAAGTATTCATATTTTAGTTgtctatatattttaagttacGCTAATGCAACGACTTTTAAgattaatatattcattatattgtATACATAATTCTCATTTATAATAGTGgatataatactaaaatataatgaaggaccaaaaaaaattactattagctgtacgcatttttttaGAGACAGAATTACGATAATTTTggttaatttccaaaaaagatAATAGGTTTCACCAGAATTATCTaagaaaggaaagattttcttGATTCATTGGCTGTAAACTGTAATGCTGTATAATATATTTCGGGAATccttcaataatttttgtttgattaaGTAAAATGAACTAAAAGcatttttatccttttcaaTGAAATTAGGATTTCCGCACCTTGCTGCAGGATGAACAAAATATCCAAGATCTAACTACTTTTAGAACTTTGCGACTGCGTTGTTAGCCGCAAgtttacattataattttacaactattaaattattcgaactgaaatattactaatttctagacattaaatttttaaatttatatttaaataattattctgtATGTTTCTAAATATATGGTAAAGATGTTCCTAgttttcaatttaatatttattgcatctacgaaactaaaaaataaaagtaataaaccaaatataaagctaaataaagaataaacatgttataaatatctttcaagtaaatttcatAGTAAAATTAGTGTAATGAGTAATCAGTAAGGATACGATGTTTGATAGtatctatttataataatactaaatatatattatatattactctTAACTAAACATTATCTTTGATAtctaaatatattgtatatattgtataaagtttttaacctaaaaaatttctttatggaataaaattacaaaaaaaagaaaataagttTTGCCTAAAATTTTCCACTGTTGAAGTATAATATGATATACTTTGTTTGAAATGACGtttgaaacttaaaaaaaactgacaataaattttttttacttcatgtAATGTTCAGCacttaaatacttttaattcaaataatactCTCAAAAATGATATCTGATTTAAACGGGTTACCAGATGTTATTCTACAGCCAAATAGGATCATGCTTTTTTCATCATGCtgatatttttagataaactaccattgcataattattattgatatttttgacgTTGTTTAATCAAtagtttattgtatttataagaTGATCATTGGCGGCTGCAGAATAACATAGTTATTTGATAGGGGTGTTAAAATATCATCCGAACTTGCTTCGCAGTTCGGTGATATTCTAACCCCATCAAATAACTAATACATATTAATTACAGGATGAAAACTGATCAAATTTTTGCATTCAAATGTAGTAAAATGGGTTAATCATTTTAGATATTcataacatatttattaaaatttatacaatttaaatgaataataatttttattgtaaacgCCAATATGTGTTACACAATTACTTTGCTGtcacataataatttataataaatttataatttattcgataattgaaaattcctataaaaaaatagagaattgaattatttaaattgcaaAACTAAGAATCATTTTACTACTCTAATCTTAGCGTTCaaataattccaaataaaataataaataataaaaatgaatttgtttcaagtaaattattgatttaaaatccatctaaagagaataaatatattagtaaatataatatattaactgatcattactataaataatttatttcactTAGGTGgtgacatttattacgtaatatccATTTACTATAAGCCCATACCCCACCCCCatgtaatatgaaaaatcttaCGTTACACTTATATGTTATATGACCTTTAAATACCCTCCCAcccctaaaatattacgtaataaatgtcactGCCCTTACCACTAATACTAATATTTGATCGTTGCTGCATTATTTCTCTCTCATAGTCATTTTGAACGtctacttttatttaataaatcaaatttaataaagtattaattcttatattcaacgaaaattagaattaaatatttaaggCTTTACCATTatccattttcaattttttaaataatctggATGACTCTTTGCTATCATTATCTATAAtcaagatattaataaattagtatttatttcattataaaattacctttaaaattaattgatgtaTATTGATTACTTGATTTACTAAGATTACTAGctataatgttttatttatactataaaatttaatattgttttaataaatacttactattATCAGAAATACtaaaatcatatgatctagtggtataaaatactatttaaaaaaaaagattatttcaatctattcattaattaaaggatttatatatatactaagaGTCTaagtcattattattaaatttatatcacCTTTTTGctcttctattattatttaattaaaaaaaaaaagatatcattaattataatattaaagaaaaaaaattaaatagttaataaacattaaaaaagcataccttctgttgcattttttggttcaggtagattttcaaaattatgaattttacttgtaaatattttactactcaTTATACTATTGATTGTTTTTTATCtacttttattattgatcGAGGTAGTTCATCAggtttattttgataatataatttaatttcgtttattttattaaagagtGTATAAATATCAGGTCTTTTTActggatcagcatcccaacattgttccaTTAGAC encodes:
- a CDS encoding uncharacterized protein (SECRETED:cutsite_ANA-AP; SECRETED:prob_0.8879); SECRETED:SignalP(1-19), with translation MQLKHLLLIFGFTMALANAAPEAYGYKRDAEPEAYGYKRDAEPEAYGYKRDAEPEAYGYKRDAEPEAYGYKRDAEPEAYGYKRDAEPEAYGYKRDAEPEAYGYKRDAVPEAYGYKRDAVPEAYGYKRDAVPEAYGYKRDAEPEAYGYKRDAEPEAYGYKRDAEAEAYGYKRDAEPEAQPGRAWS